The sequence GTGCGGATGCGCCCGCAGGTGCTCGACCAGACCATTGATCCGCTCGGTCAGAAGCGCGATCTGCACCTCCGGCGAACCGGTGTCGGTCTCATGCACCTGGAAGTTCTTGACGATCTCGTCCTTCTGCGCCTTGTACAACGCCATTCGAGCGGCGCCTCCCTCTGTTCTCCGCGCGAACGCCACGCATGATCCAACGGCCAGTATACCACGAGCCCGATGGGCAAGCCAACAGCCAATGCGGCAGCGCTTACGCATTGCGCACACCACACAGCACCTCGCGGGCTCCGGAGCCTCCCGAGAGCCCGCACCGCCGCGCTGTGCCGCCCGTCGCTGCTAGGAGCTGCTCTGAGTCGGGATCTCTCGCCGCTTGAGCCACGGCATCATGGCCCGCAACTGGTCGCCAACCTGCTCGATCTGGTGGCTCAGCGCGGCCTCCCGCATCTTCATGAACTCCTGCCGGCCTGTGTCGTTCTCGCGCATCCAGCGCTCGGCGAAGCGCCCGCTCTGGATGTCCTGCAGGATCTGATGCATCGACTCGCGCACGCGGTCGTCGATGATCTTGGGGCCGCTGACGTAGTCGCCGTACTCGGCGGTGTCGCTGACCGAGTAGCGCATGTACTTGATGCCGCCCTGGTACATCAGGTCGACGATCAGCTTCAGCTCGTGGAGCACCTCGAAGTACGCCAGCTCCGGCTGGTAGCCGGCCTCTACCAGCGTCTCGAACCCCGCCTGGACCAGCGCCGAGATGCCGCCGCAGAGGACCGCCTGCTCACCGAAGAGGTCCGTCTCGGTCTCTTCCTTGAAGGTGGTCTCCAGCACGCCGGCGCGGGTGCAGCCCAGCCCCTTGGCGTAGGCCAGAGCAACCTGCTTCGCCTGCCCGCTCGCGTCCTGGTGCACCGCGAGGAGCGCGGGGATGCCGATGCCCTCCTGGTAGGTGTCGCGCAGGATATGACCCGGCCCCTTCGGCGCGATCATCGACACGTCAACGTCCGAGGGCGGCGTGATCCGGCCGAAGTGGATGTTGAACCCGTGGGCGAACATCAAGGTCTTGCCCGGGCGCAGCTCGGGCGCCACGCTCTCGTCGTAGACGGCCTTCTGGGTGTGGTCCGGCATCAACATCATGATGATGTCGGCCTGCCGCGCCGCGTCGCGGACGGTGGCGACCTCCAGGCCGTCGGCCTTGACGCGGTCCCAGCTCTTGCTGCCCTCGTAGAGCCCGACGATTACGTCGCACCCGCTGTCGCGCAGGTTCTGGGCGTGGGCGTGCCCCTGACTGCCGTAGCCCATCACCGCGATCTTCTTCCCCTTCAGCAGGGAAAGATCCGCGTCCTGCTCGTAGTAGACTACCGCCACTTCCTCCACTCTCCTCTCGGCCGGTCACGCGCATGCGTCAAGGGTGTTGCATGCCGCGTCTTTCACCTCCGCCCCTCGCCCCTTGTGGGAGACGGGGACGGAGGTGAGGGGTTCCCTTACGCCACAGCATCCTCTGCCCGTACCGCGACCGCACCGCTGCCACGCTCCAGCGCCACGCAGCCGGTCCGGGCGATCTCCTTAATCCCGTAGGGTCGTACCAGCGTAATGAGCGAGTCGATCTTCTCGCTCGGCCCGGTGACCTCGATCACCAGCGTGTCCGGCGCCGCGTCGACGATCCGCGCGCGGTAGACCTCGGACACCAGGCGCATGATATCACCGCGCGTCCGCTCGGTCGCCGCTACCTTGACCAGCGCCAGCTCGCGCTGGATCAGGTTCTCCCCAGTCACGTCGGTGACCTTGATGACCTCCAGCAGCTTGTAGAGCTGCTTGGTCACCTGCTCGATGGTGCGGTCGTCTCCCTGCACCACCAACGTCATTCGCGACAGGCCGGGCTGCTCGCTGTGCCCGACCGCGATGCTGTCTACGTTGAACCCGCGCTGGCGGAACAGGCTCATCACCCGGTTCATCACGCCGGGCCGGTCCTCGACCAGGACGACGAGTGTGTGACGTCGCACGGCTACCACCCCTACGCTTCCTCGATCATCTCGCGGATCGACCCGCCCGACGGGATCATCGGGTAGACGTTCTCCTCCTGATTGACCTGGAACTCCAGCAGCGTCGGCCCGTCGACCGAGCGCGCCCAGCGGATCGCGTCGTCGACCTCCTCCGGCCGCGTAACCCGGCGACCCGGGATACCGTACGCCTGGGCGATGAGCATGTAATCCGGGCTGCTGATTGGCGTCTCCGAGTAGTTCCGGTTGTGGAACAACTCCTGCCACTGGCGCACCATGCCCAGGTAGCCGTTATTCACGATGGCGATGTTGACTTTCGCCCCCTCCTGGACGATGGTGCCGAACTCGAACATCGTCATCTGGACCCCGCCGTCACCGACCACGGCCCACACCTCGGCATCGGGCCGTCCCAGCGCCACCCCCAGCGCCGACGGCACGCCATAGCCCATCGTCCCAAGGCCGCCCGATGTGATCCACTGGTTGGGGACATCGCAGGTGTAGTACTGAGCGGTCCACATCTGATGCTGGCCCACGTCGGTGGTGACGATCGCCTTCCCCTCCGTGAGCGCGTGCAGCCGCTCGACCACGTACTGCGGTGCCAGGGCGCCCGGCACGCCCCGCGAACGGCCCGACGACCGCTTGCGCCAGCTCGCGATCGTCTCCAGCCATTCGTCGTGCCGCTGCGGCTCCATCTCCTCGAGCAAGGCCAGCAGCGCCTCGCGAGCGTCTCCCACCACCGGGACCGCCGTCTCCACGTTCTTGCCGATCTCAGCCGGGTCGATGTCGATATGGATGATCTGCGCGTTCGGCGCGAACTCGCTGACCCGGCCGGTGACCCGGTCGTCGAAGCGCATGCCGATCCCGACGATCACGTCGGACTCATGGATCGCCCGGTTGGCGTGCGCGAAGCCGTGCATACCGACCATGCCCAGGCAGAGCGGGTGGGAGCCGGGGAAGCCGCCGATCCCGAGCAGGGTAAGCCCGACCGGGATCTGCGTCCGCTCGGCGAAGCGGACCAGTTCCTCGGTCGCGCCCGAGATCAGGATGCCGTGCCCGGCGAGGATCAGCGGCCGCTCCGCCGCGCGCAGCACCTCGGCTGCCCGGCGGATCTGACGACGGTGTGGCACGATCGTCGGCCGGTAACCCAGAAGTTGCACCGGCTCGGCAGGCGCCAGTTCCCCTTCGGCCAGCAGCACGTCCTTCGGGACATCGACCAGCACCGGCCCCGGACGCCCCGTCGTGGCGAGATAGAACGCCTTCTGAATCGTCGGCCCGATGTCCTCCACCCGACGAATGATGAAGTTGTGCTTGGTGATCGGCAGGGTGATGCCGGTAATGTCGATCTCCTGGAAGGCGTCGCTCCCGATGACCCCTTGCGGCACCTGACCGGTGATGGCCACCACCGGCACCGAGTCGAGCATCGCGGTGGCAATTCCGGTCACCAGGTTCGTCGCCCCCGGCCCGGAGGTCGCCAGGCAGACACCCGGCCGGCCGGTGGCACGCGCGTACCCGTCGGCCGCGTGCGCCGCCCCCTGCTCGTGGCGGACAAGCACGTGGTGGATGTTGAACTCCGGCAGCACGTCGTAGAGCGGAATGACCGCGCCGCCCGGGTAGCCGAAGATCAGATCGACGCCCTCACGCTCGAGCGCCTGACAGAGCAGCCGCGCTCCGATCGACCGTCGACTCGCCGGCTCGGCCTGCGTCGGACGCTCTGTCTCCACTCGCTTCGTCTCGACGACCATGTGCCTCCCTCTTCCGCTCGCCTGGCACGGGGGAATCGTGCTCACCCCGCCCCATAAATTGAGCGAGCCTCCCGACTTGGGAGGCTCGCGAGTTACTCGATGTTCAGTGTTCCGTGTTTACGCTCTCGCTGCGCCCCCCATATGGAAATGGCCGATAATAATAAGAATAAGGCCTACGATAATAAGGAAGGCGCCAACGAGGGTATCGCGAAGGGTGAAGACACGCGCAGCCGCAGGCATCGGCATCGCCGCCGCAACCTGCTCGTACATTGTCTGCGCTTCGGCCGTCACTGCCTGGTCCACCCGTCACTCACCCTGCACGGGTCTACTGACTCTTCGCATCATACCGGCTTGTGAAAGTTGTGTCAAGAGCCGCGGCTTCCCTCGCTCGGATCGTCCCCGGCTGCAGCGCCGACGTGCCACCGGCCGGGGCGTCCTTGCGGCACCGGTCGGAATGTGCTATACTGCTTGCCGCGTCGGGATACGGCGCTCCGACTTGACAACGAGTCGGGAACATGCCGAAGTGGCGGAACTGGCAGACGCGCTACGTTCAGGGCGTAGTGGGCTGACGCCCGTGGGAGTTCAAATCTCCCCTTCGGCACCACCGGCCGGGAGCCTGCCGCAAGCGGGCTTCCGTTAACAATTGAATGGCGTGGGCAGGACGGTCGCTGGCCGTTCCGGCCAGAGGAAAGTCCGAGCTGCATAGAGCGAGGGTGCCCGGCGAAAGCCGGGGCAGCGTTCGCCGGTGGCGCTGACAGTCCAGATCGGCACCGTGGCGGGTACCCCGCCGCGGTGAGAGCAACAGAGACCAATGCCGGGCCCTCTGCGGTCCGGAGTGAAAAGGGCAATCCTCCCCGCAGCAATCTCCGAATGGGCCGCTATCAGGTTGCTCGCCGAGGCCCGAAGTCGAGAGCAGCCACGGAGGCGACGACGTGGCCGGTCGGTGGCCACGAGCCATCGGCCGAGACAGATGACCGTCAAGAACAGAACTCGGCTTACTCGCCCACGCCATTCAATGACATGGTGCCTCTAGCTCAATTGGCAGAGCACTGGTCTGTGGAACCAGGGGTTACGGGTTCAAGCCCCGTGAGGCACCCCAAAGAAACACCGCGGAGGGGCAGGGAAAATCCCTGCCCCTCTTGCTTTCGCTCGTCGCGTCACCTAGCGGACCTTCAGCCGACGGCCCCTCTACCCATGCGATTGCCGTCGCAGCTCACCGCTGTGATGCGGACGATGGGCTCTCGAGGGACTGCTTCTGGCAGTTCGGTACGGTGCTGAGTCTCCTGGCACACTTGCCGGCTGTCGTCCGGGTCATCGCATCGGCCCCCGCCAACCCGGACATGGTGAGCCGTCGGTCGCGCACGAAATGAGGCTTCTCCCGTGATCGAGGCCACGCCGCCGGGAATGCATCCCCGCCCGTGTTCATCGATCGCCGCACACTGCGGATCGGGCGTCCGAACCCGTTGACACCCAGGCACCGCCCTGCCATACTGTACGTACACGTCGCGGTTGGAGGTGGTCCGGCGGCTCCAACGTCGGTACAATCCATGGCTGCTGTCTGGCCGCGACTCGTGAGGGCGTTACCCAGATGAAGAGTAATGAGATCCGCCGGATCTTCGTCGAATTCTTTGCCGAGCGTGGGCACCTCCATGTGCCGAGTTCATCCCTGGTGCCGCACAACGACCCCACCGTCCTGCTAACCACCGCCGGCATGCAGCAGATGACTCCCTACTTCCTCGGGTTGGAGCGCCCACCCAGCGTCCGCATGACCTCGATCCAGAAGTGCTTCCGGACCGTCGACATCGACGAGGTCGGCGACGAAGAGCACCTCACCTTCTTCGAGATGCTCGGCAACTTCTCGGTCGGCGACTACTTCAAGGCCGAGGCGATCTCCTGGGCCTGGGAGCTTCTGACCGAGCGGTTCGGCATTCCGCGCGAGCGGCTGCGCCCCTCGGTGCACCGCAACGACGAGTTCGCCTTCGCCTTCTGGCGCGACGAGATCGGCATCCCCGAGCACCTCATCGCGCGGCTGGGCGACGAGCACAACTGGTGGGGACCCGTCGGCACCACCGGTCCGAACGGCCCCGACTCCGAGATCTTTTACGACCGCGGCGAGGAGCTGGGCTGCGGCCGGCCCGACTGCGGGCCCGGCTGCGATCATTGCAACCGCTTCCTCGAGATCTGGAACCTCGTCTTCATGGAGTTCTACAAGGAAGAGGACGGCTCCCAGCGCCCGCTGCCGCGCAAGAACATCGACACCGGGATGGGCCTAGAGCGCATCTCCATGGTCCTCCAGGGCGTCGGCTCCGTCTTCGAGACCGACCTCTACATGCCGGTGCTCCTGAAGGCGGCCGAACTGGCCGGGGTCCAGTACCGCCAGGACCCGAAGGTCGACCGCTCGCTGCGCGTCATCGCCGACCACGGCCGCGCCGTCACCTTCCTAATTGGCGACGGTGTCTTCCCCGGCAACGAGGGTCGCAGCTACGTCCTGCGCCGCGTCCTGCGCCGCGCCGTGCGCCACGGCCGGTTGATCGGCATCGACCGGCCCTTCCTCACTGAGGTCGCGGACGTCGTCATCGATATGTTCGCCGAGCACTACCCGAACCTGCGCGAGCAGCAGGAGCGCATCCGCCAGGTGATTCGGCACGAGGAGGAGCACTTCGGCCGCACGCTCGCGACCGGCATCGGCCGCTTCGAGACGCTGGCGGCGGACCTCCGCGCGCGCGGTGAGACGGTCGTCCCCGGCGCCGAAGCGTTCCGTCTCTACGACACCTACGGCTTCCCGTACGAGTTGACCGAGGAACTTGCGAGCGACGCCGGGCTGACCGTCGACCGCGAGGGCTTCGACCGGGCGATGGCCGCCCAGCGGGAGCAGAGCCGTGCCAGCGCCGCTATCTTCAGCGACGAGGCACGCACGCGCGCCGCACTCTACGCCAACCTGACCGACAAGCCGACCGTCTTCCTGGGCTATGAGACGACCGAGGCGACGGGCACCGTAGTCGGTATCCTCGGGGCCGAGGCCGCACAGGAGAGCGCCGAGGCAGGGGAACAGGTGGAGATTGTCCTCGACCAGACCCCCTTCTACCCCGAGGGCGGCGGCCAGGTCGGTGACACCGGAAACATTCAGACCGACACGGGCGTCTTCGAAGTCGAAGATACGCAGCGCCCGGCTCCCGGCGTCATCGTGCACCGCGGGATCGTCCGCGAGGGATACATCCAGGTGGGCCAGACGGCCGAGGCGCGGGTCGACGCCCAGCGACGGGCCGACATCCGACGCAACCACACCGCCACCCACCTGCTCCATACCGCACTGCGCCGGGTTCTCGGGGAGCACGTCCAGCAGGCCGGCTCCCTCGTCGCGCCCGACCGGCTCCGCTTCGACTTCACCAGCCTGGAGCCAGTCGGCGCCGCCGCGCTGCGCGAAGTGCAGGAGATCGTGAACCAGCAGATCCTCGCCGACAGCCCGGTGCAGGCAGAGATCAAGCCCTACCAGGAAGCGATCGCCGAGGGTGCGATCGCCCTGTTCGGCGAAAAGTACGGGGACAACGTGCGCGTCGTGACCATTCCGTCCTTCAGCAAGGAGCTCTGCGGCGGCACGCACGTCAACCACACCGGCGAAATCGGCCTCTTCGTCATCACCGAGGAGTCGAGCGTCGCCAGCGGCGTGCGCCGGGTCGAGGCCCTGACCGGGCGCGCCGCCGCCGAGTACGCGCTGCGTCTCCAGGAGATGTCTCAGCGCCTGGTGCGCGACCTCCACGTCCCGCTCGACGAGCTCCCCGCGCAGGTCGCGGCGCTCCAGGAGCGCCTGCGGGAGCGGGAGCGCGAGATCGAGCGCCTGCGAGTTGAACTCGCCAGCGTCCAGATCGGCGACCTGATCGAGAAGGCGGTCACTGTCGACGGCACGCGCGTGCTCGCCGCCCGCGTCGAGGCGCCCAATCGTGACACACTGCTCCAGATGGGCGACCGCCTGCGCGACAAGCTCGCCAGCGGCGTGGTCGTGCTAGGCGCGGTCATCGACGACCGGCCGGCGCTCCTCGCCATGGTCACCCGTGACCTGGTGCAGCGGGGCGTCGATGCCGGCAAGTTGATCCGCGAGATCACCCCGGTTGTCGGCGGCCGCGGCGGTGGCCGCCCCGAACTCGCCCAGGGCGGCGGCACCGACCCGTCGCGACTCGATGCCGCACTGGAGACCGCCCGCTCCGTCGTCGAGCGCCAGCTCATGGGCTAACCCGGGGCTGGCGCCGCTCGACCGAGCCCACTGCAAGGGAAGGGTTCCATGGGGGCACCGGAGCCGATGATCGTCCACATCAACAGCGGGACGGACCTCGACGATCTGCTGGCACGCCTGCCCGAGTACGCTGATCGCCGCGTCACACTGGTCGTGGCGGACGAGTCCGACGTGCTGACGACGGCTGCCGAGCTGTCGCGCGTCCTGGCCGCCGCCCGGCGAGAACGCGTGACGCTCGCGCTGAGCACCCGCGATCCCCTGCGCCAGGAACTGGCGCGTATGATCGGGTGGACCGTGCTCGACCCGGCGCCCGAGCACGACGAGGACACGACCGCCGACCTTGCCACCTACATCCCCAGACCGTCAACGCCCTTGAGTCAGGCCTCGGCAGCCGCGACCCGAGCCATCCCCCGGACGCCGACCGGCACCATCGTCCTTGACCCAGATCAGGAGCGGCCGCCCGCCTGGCTCACCGCGCAGATCGCTGCGGGCGCCAACGGCTATGCCCGGCCAGCCGCCCATGCTTTGGACGACGATGAAGAGGCAGAAGACGAGCCACGGCGGCGCAGAATCCCCTTCGCCCTCATCTTCGCCATCGTCGCGCCCCTGGTCGTGCTGCTACTGGTCGGCGGCATTCTCTACTACGTCCTTCCGACAGCCACCATCACCCTGGTGCCGGAGGAACACACCATCGAGGCCGACCTCACCTATGGCGTCGCCATGCCCGGCGCGAGCTACGACATCACCGTCGAGCCAACCG is a genomic window of Sphaerobacter thermophilus DSM 20745 containing:
- the rpsO gene encoding 30S ribosomal protein S15 — protein: MALYKAQKDEIVKNFQVHETDTGSPEVQIALLTERINGLVEHLRAHPHDNHSRRGLLKLVGRRRRLLAYLSEKDVERYRATIERLGLRR
- the ilvB gene encoding biosynthetic-type acetolactate synthase large subunit, translating into MVVETKRVETERPTQAEPASRRSIGARLLCQALEREGVDLIFGYPGGAVIPLYDVLPEFNIHHVLVRHEQGAAHAADGYARATGRPGVCLATSGPGATNLVTGIATAMLDSVPVVAITGQVPQGVIGSDAFQEIDITGITLPITKHNFIIRRVEDIGPTIQKAFYLATTGRPGPVLVDVPKDVLLAEGELAPAEPVQLLGYRPTIVPHRRQIRRAAEVLRAAERPLILAGHGILISGATEELVRFAERTQIPVGLTLLGIGGFPGSHPLCLGMVGMHGFAHANRAIHESDVIVGIGMRFDDRVTGRVSEFAPNAQIIHIDIDPAEIGKNVETAVPVVGDAREALLALLEEMEPQRHDEWLETIASWRKRSSGRSRGVPGALAPQYVVERLHALTEGKAIVTTDVGQHQMWTAQYYTCDVPNQWITSGGLGTMGYGVPSALGVALGRPDAEVWAVVGDGGVQMTMFEFGTIVQEGAKVNIAIVNNGYLGMVRQWQELFHNRNYSETPISSPDYMLIAQAYGIPGRRVTRPEEVDDAIRWARSVDGPTLLEFQVNQEENVYPMIPSGGSIREMIEEA
- the alaS gene encoding alanine--tRNA ligase, which encodes MKSNEIRRIFVEFFAERGHLHVPSSSLVPHNDPTVLLTTAGMQQMTPYFLGLERPPSVRMTSIQKCFRTVDIDEVGDEEHLTFFEMLGNFSVGDYFKAEAISWAWELLTERFGIPRERLRPSVHRNDEFAFAFWRDEIGIPEHLIARLGDEHNWWGPVGTTGPNGPDSEIFYDRGEELGCGRPDCGPGCDHCNRFLEIWNLVFMEFYKEEDGSQRPLPRKNIDTGMGLERISMVLQGVGSVFETDLYMPVLLKAAELAGVQYRQDPKVDRSLRVIADHGRAVTFLIGDGVFPGNEGRSYVLRRVLRRAVRHGRLIGIDRPFLTEVADVVIDMFAEHYPNLREQQERIRQVIRHEEEHFGRTLATGIGRFETLAADLRARGETVVPGAEAFRLYDTYGFPYELTEELASDAGLTVDREGFDRAMAAQREQSRASAAIFSDEARTRAALYANLTDKPTVFLGYETTEATGTVVGILGAEAAQESAEAGEQVEIVLDQTPFYPEGGGQVGDTGNIQTDTGVFEVEDTQRPAPGVIVHRGIVREGYIQVGQTAEARVDAQRRADIRRNHTATHLLHTALRRVLGEHVQQAGSLVAPDRLRFDFTSLEPVGAAALREVQEIVNQQILADSPVQAEIKPYQEAIAEGAIALFGEKYGDNVRVVTIPSFSKELCGGTHVNHTGEIGLFVITEESSVASGVRRVEALTGRAAAEYALRLQEMSQRLVRDLHVPLDELPAQVAALQERLREREREIERLRVELASVQIGDLIEKAVTVDGTRVLAARVEAPNRDTLLQMGDRLRDKLASGVVVLGAVIDDRPALLAMVTRDLVQRGVDAGKLIREITPVVGGRGGGRPELAQGGGTDPSRLDAALETARSVVERQLMG
- the ilvC gene encoding ketol-acid reductoisomerase; the protein is MAVVYYEQDADLSLLKGKKIAVMGYGSQGHAHAQNLRDSGCDVIVGLYEGSKSWDRVKADGLEVATVRDAARQADIIMMLMPDHTQKAVYDESVAPELRPGKTLMFAHGFNIHFGRITPPSDVDVSMIAPKGPGHILRDTYQEGIGIPALLAVHQDASGQAKQVALAYAKGLGCTRAGVLETTFKEETETDLFGEQAVLCGGISALVQAGFETLVEAGYQPELAYFEVLHELKLIVDLMYQGGIKYMRYSVSDTAEYGDYVSGPKIIDDRVRESMHQILQDIQSGRFAERWMRENDTGRQEFMKMREAALSHQIEQVGDQLRAMMPWLKRREIPTQSSS
- the ilvN gene encoding acetolactate synthase small subunit, with protein sequence MVAVRRHTLVVLVEDRPGVMNRVMSLFRQRGFNVDSIAVGHSEQPGLSRMTLVVQGDDRTIEQVTKQLYKLLEVIKVTDVTGENLIQRELALVKVAATERTRGDIMRLVSEVYRARIVDAAPDTLVIEVTGPSEKIDSLITLVRPYGIKEIARTGCVALERGSGAVAVRAEDAVA